The following nucleotide sequence is from Pseudonocardia abyssalis.
CGCGCTCGGGCGTGCGCTGCTCGACCTCACCCGCGCCGCCCCGGAGGCGGCGAAGCAGGTCGTCACGCTGTGCCCGGACGTGTCGAGCTCGACGAACCTCGGCGGCTGGGTGAACAAGGTCGGCGTGTGGGCCGCGCGCGAACAGGTCGACTGGTTCGCCGACGACCCCGAGACGATCCTGCACTGGCGCGAGCGCCCCGACGGCCAGCACCTGGAGCTGGGCATCGCCGAGACCAACCTGGTCGGGCTGCTCGGTGAGCTGGGTGCCACGTGGAGCCGCTGGGGCACCCCGCTGCTGCCGATCGGGGTCCTCTACGACCCGTTCGTCGAGCGCGCGCTGGAGCCGTGGTCGTTCGGGATGTACGCCGGCGGGCAGTCGATCCTGGTCGGCACGCCGTCCGGGGTCGCGCTCGCACCGGAGGGCGGGGCGCACCAGTCGATCACCACGCCGTCGGTGGGCCTGGAGCAGCCGGACTGCACCAGCTACGAGCCCGCGTTCGCGATCGACGTCGAGTGGACGCTGCTGGCGTCGCTGGCCCGGCTCGGCCGCCCCGGCGGGCGCTCGGCGTACCTGCGGCTCTCCACGCGCCCGGTCGACCAGTCGCTCGCCGCGATGCCCTCCGACGCGGCCGCGCGGGAGCGCCGCCGCCGCCAGGTCGTCGCGGGGGCCTACCCGCTGCGCCGCGCCGCGTCCACACCCGCGGTCACGATCGCGGTGATGGGCGCGGTCGTGCCCGAGGCCCTCGCCGCGGCGGAGCGCCTCGAGTCGCAGGGCCACCCCTGCGACGTCGTCTGCGTGACGAGCCCCGGGCTCGTCTTCGATGCCGTGCAGGCGCGCGCGGGACGCGGTGACGCCGACACCTGGATCCTCGACGCGGCGTTCCCGGCCCGTCGCGCCGCACCGCTGGTGACGGTCCTGGACGGGCACCCGCACACGCTCGCGTTCCTGGCCGGGATCAACCGCGTCCCCGCCACGCACCTGGGCGTCTCCCGGTTCGGCCAGTCCGGTGACCTGGAGTCGGTGTTCCGCCACCACGGTCTCGACGCCGACAGCATCGTCGGCGCCGCGCTCGACGTCGTGGAGTGAGACGTCAGGGAGTGATCAAGGTCTGTCAATGGGGGCCATTCAGGCGAGTGAACTGAGCCGCTCAGTCGTAACAGGCTGCATGATCGCCTCGAATCCAGGTCGACACGTCGTCGCCGCCCCGTCACCTGGAGTCACCGCCATGCTCTCGACCCGAGCTCGCACCGGACTGATCACCACCGCTGTCGCCGCACTCCTGCTCGTACCGGCGACGGCGGCCCAGGCCGCCACCACGGTGGTCGTCACGCCGGAGGACCTGAAGGGCTGGTCGATCGCGCCGGCGCCGAACGACACGACCACGGCGTTCCAGGCCGGACCGTCGACCAGCGGCGCGGGAGCGGTGCGGTTCGGGCCGATCGCGGCGAGCCCGGCGGCGAGCAAGTTCATCATCCAGCGCGTGGCGACGTCGCCGACCGCGACGCTCGGGCTGGCCGTCGACTACTACATCGACCCGGCGGCGGGGAACAAGGCGCCGGAGCAGTACTACGTCAACGTCTACGTCGACAGCGCCCAGGACGCGACGCCGCCTGCGAGCTTCTACGAGTGCCGCTACGACTACGTGGCGACGGTCGGCGGGGACGGATGGCACACGCTCACCCTCGGACCGTCGACCACCGCGACAGCCGTCCAGACCCGCGAGGGCCTGACCTGCGGCGACTCCCTCGACGACCTGCCCGCCGGCGGCACCGCGTTCCTCCTCGCGCTCAACGCGGGCGACACCTCGGCCAACGACGCCGGCATCGCCGGGGGCTTCGACACCGTCCGCATCTCCTCGGCGGGCCTCACCACGACCTACGACTTCGAGCCCGTCCCGGTCACCGCGTGCGACACCGCACCCACCCCTGGCCGGACCGGCACCGCGGGTGCCGACGTCCTGCGGGGCACGGCGGGCGCCGACCGCGTCGACCTGCTCGCCGGCAACGACACCGCCGACCTCCTCGGCGGCAACGACTGCGTGCTGGGCGGCGCCGGTCGCGACGTCCTGCGCAGCGGTGACGGCGGCGACGAGGTGCTGGGCGGGGCCGACGCCGACACGATCGACACCGGTGCGGGAGCGGACGTCGTCGACCCCGGGGCGGGGCGCGACACCGTGTCGGCCGGCGCGGGCGACGACGAGGTGTCCGCCGTCGACGGTGAGGTCGACGTCGTCGACTGCGGCGGGGGTGTGGACACCGTGCGCGCCGACTCCGCCGACGTGCTCCGCAACTGCGAGACGCGTCTCTGACCGGGTCTCAGTCCATCGGGCCCAGGCGCAGCGCGGAGACGCGGTCCCCGTCGAACGTCGCGGTCGCCCGGCCGTAGGTGATCGGTCGGTCGTCACCGGCGGGGAGCCGCACCG
It contains:
- a CDS encoding calcium-binding protein, with protein sequence MLSTRARTGLITTAVAALLLVPATAAQAATTVVVTPEDLKGWSIAPAPNDTTTAFQAGPSTSGAGAVRFGPIAASPAASKFIIQRVATSPTATLGLAVDYYIDPAAGNKAPEQYYVNVYVDSAQDATPPASFYECRYDYVATVGGDGWHTLTLGPSTTATAVQTREGLTCGDSLDDLPAGGTAFLLALNAGDTSANDAGIAGGFDTVRISSAGLTTTYDFEPVPVTACDTAPTPGRTGTAGADVLRGTAGADRVDLLAGNDTADLLGGNDCVLGGAGRDVLRSGDGGDEVLGGADADTIDTGAGADVVDPGAGRDTVSAGAGDDEVSAVDGEVDVVDCGGGVDTVRADSADVLRNCETRL